One Candidatus Zixiibacteriota bacterium DNA window includes the following coding sequences:
- the metG gene encoding methionine--tRNA ligase subunit beta has translation MISIEDFRKLELKIATVRSAAAHPNADKLMVLQVDLGSEQRQIVAGIRAHYAPEELVGRQIVVVTNLETAQLRGLESQGMLLAASDAGRVVLLTPDKPVQPGAKVS, from the coding sequence ATGATCTCCATCGAAGATTTCAGGAAGCTCGAACTCAAGATCGCCACCGTCAGGAGCGCAGCGGCTCATCCGAATGCCGACAAGCTGATGGTTCTTCAGGTGGATCTCGGTTCCGAGCAAAGGCAAATCGTGGCCGGTATCCGAGCTCACTATGCTCCCGAAGAGCTCGTAGGACGCCAGATTGTCGTCGTCACAAACCTCGAGACCGCCCAACTGCGCGGGCTTGAGAGTCAGGGCATGCTGCTCGCCGCTTCCGACGCGGGACGCGTCGTCCTTCTGACTCCCGACAAACCCGTCCAACCGGGCGCCAAGGTTTCTTGA
- the surE gene encoding 5'/3'-nucleotidase SurE, which produces MIILVSNDDGIHAEGLAALEEGLRKIGDIYTVAPDRPQSLMSHALTLHRPLRVHEAGRNRFAVDGTPTDCVKLALTGLLPVRPHLVVSGINKGPNLGDDIIYSGTVSAAIEAALLGLPALAVSLVTFADFDFSPAAEFTTVLVSRIMENGMPRETLLNINVPALPKDRLKGWQLTRMGKRHYSETIVERVDPRGAKYYWIGGDDLGFARDEGTDCVAVDQGYVSVTPLQVDLTNYKLLQDRNLPGFAWP; this is translated from the coding sequence ATGATCATTCTCGTTTCCAACGACGACGGAATTCACGCAGAAGGGCTCGCCGCGCTCGAGGAAGGCCTGCGAAAAATCGGCGACATCTACACCGTGGCACCCGACCGGCCGCAGAGCTTGATGAGCCACGCCCTCACTTTGCACCGGCCCCTGCGCGTGCATGAGGCCGGGCGGAACCGCTTCGCCGTGGACGGCACGCCGACGGATTGCGTCAAGCTCGCGTTGACCGGCCTGCTCCCGGTCCGGCCTCATCTTGTCGTATCCGGGATCAACAAGGGGCCGAACCTCGGAGACGACATCATCTACTCGGGGACCGTCTCGGCGGCGATCGAGGCAGCGCTGCTCGGCCTGCCGGCCCTGGCAGTGTCCCTCGTGACGTTCGCCGATTTCGATTTTTCCCCGGCCGCTGAGTTCACCACCGTGCTGGTTTCGCGCATCATGGAAAACGGCATGCCCCGCGAAACCCTGCTGAACATCAACGTTCCGGCTCTCCCGAAAGATCGGCTCAAGGGCTGGCAGCTGACCCGAATGGGCAAGCGGCACTACAGCGAAACCATCGTCGAGCGAGTCGACCCCCGCGGGGCAAAATACTACTGGATCGGCGGCGACGACCTCGGATTCGCCCGCGACGAGGGAACCGACTGCGTCGCGGTGGACCAAGGCTACGTCTCGGTGACGCCGCTTCAGGTCGACTTGACCAACTACAAGCTCCTCCAGGACCGTAACCTGCCGGGCTTCGCGTGGCCGTGA
- a CDS encoding CinA family nicotinamide mononucleotide deamidase-related protein produces the protein MPSAEIIAIGTELLLGQIVDTNSPWMAQRLAALGVDLFFKSVVGDNPSRMREVIERALERSDIVITSGGLGPTQDDLTREVVAEATGRPLLFDERLLAQVEAHFRRRGRTMTPNNRRQAYIPQGALPVANPNGTAPSFIVEDPRAVIFALPGVPVELRWLFENEVEPYLRKRFNLAEVIHSRVLKVGGVGESAVDDKIGHLIAHSRNPTVGVLALPGQVEVRIAAKAADRSKAMELIAPLEAEVRGLLGSAVFAADEETMEFVVGKWLRERNKSVAVYEDLTLGQLAERVQNASPPHFRGAVIGSGDFSAPVSLLGEEHVPAGGMRKTPAELADELARRIRACAGSDLGLALHGHADPEGEIQNMGKGETCVCLTDGRNFLRRSFSIAGRGAYDRTRLTLGAMDLLRCALAEGRI, from the coding sequence ATGCCCAGCGCCGAGATTATCGCGATCGGCACGGAACTGCTTCTGGGGCAGATCGTGGACACGAATTCACCCTGGATGGCGCAGCGGCTGGCAGCGCTCGGGGTCGACCTGTTTTTCAAGTCCGTCGTCGGCGACAATCCTTCGCGGATGAGAGAGGTCATCGAACGAGCGCTGGAGCGGTCGGATATCGTGATTACGAGCGGTGGACTGGGTCCGACTCAGGACGACCTGACGCGAGAGGTCGTGGCCGAAGCGACAGGACGGCCGTTGCTCTTCGACGAGAGACTTCTGGCACAAGTCGAGGCTCATTTCCGCCGCCGCGGCCGAACGATGACGCCCAACAATCGGCGCCAGGCGTATATCCCCCAAGGAGCGCTGCCGGTCGCCAATCCCAACGGCACCGCCCCGTCTTTCATCGTCGAGGATCCGCGGGCGGTGATTTTTGCGCTGCCCGGAGTTCCGGTCGAGCTCAGGTGGCTGTTCGAAAACGAGGTGGAACCCTACCTGCGCAAGAGGTTCAACCTGGCGGAGGTGATCCACTCCCGGGTCCTGAAGGTCGGCGGGGTCGGCGAAAGCGCGGTGGACGACAAGATCGGCCACCTCATCGCCCATTCCCGCAACCCGACCGTCGGGGTGCTCGCCCTGCCGGGGCAAGTGGAGGTGCGGATTGCCGCAAAGGCAGCCGACCGGAGCAAGGCGATGGAGCTGATCGCTCCGCTGGAAGCCGAGGTGCGCGGGCTCTTGGGCAGCGCCGTTTTTGCGGCGGACGAGGAGACGATGGAATTCGTCGTCGGGAAATGGCTGCGCGAAAGAAACAAAAGCGTTGCCGTGTACGAGGATTTGACCCTCGGTCAGCTGGCGGAGCGTGTGCAAAATGCCAGTCCGCCTCACTTTCGCGGGGCGGTGATCGGGAGCGGCGACTTTTCGGCGCCCGTGTCTCTGCTCGGAGAGGAGCATGTCCCGGCCGGCGGGATGCGGAAAACCCCCGCCGAGCTCGCCGACGAGCTGGCGCGGCGGATCCGGGCTTGCGCGGGAAGCGATCTGGGGCTTGCGCTGCACGGGCACGCGGATCCCGAGGGCGAGATCCAAAACATGGGCAAAGGGGAGACATGCGTTTGCCTGACCGACGGCCGGAACTTCTTGCGCCGCTCGTTTTCGATCGCGGGTCGAGGCGCTTATGATCGAACGCGGCTGACGCTCGGGGCGATGGACCTGCTCCGGTGCGCACTCGCCGAAGGTCGGATCTAG
- a CDS encoding M3 family oligoendopeptidase, which produces MTWDLSSYFPRFDAPETRRFKEELAAGIASLRSEAAALAPLSRETLPSWEKLLLQHEELLRRVSHWSSYVSCLAASDAANEEYLAEEADLSRLRAETTKLRVELLRAVKRASEADFGLLLAAPSFHDARNYLDRLRQEARRTMEPEKERLAADLGVDGIQAWGRLYDTVSSKLEFSMVFPDGTRETLPIAQRRSLMEHPDRRVRKAAFEGGNEAWRRVEDVTAAALNAIAGTRLTLNRHRGVEDFLEIALFQAAMSRKTLDALLEALFARLEVPRRILRLKARRMRDRGVAWYDLAAPLETDAAAGIPWEQAKAMVEEAFGRTYPALAEFFRGLNDKRWIDWEPRRAKRPGGFCTGSMLTGESRIFMTYKESLGDVLTLAHESGHAFHGHLLRDVRPYARIYPMTLAETASTFAELLLIGGLRKRPPTDDRRHAAMLDAEIGEAAVYLLDIPVRFEFEKTLYAERKNGPLTVSRLKELMVEAQRRILGDILLPGGEDPYFWASKLHFYITGLTFYNFPYTFGFLLSRALYAMFEREGADFLPRYEEFLRLAGSDTAENVVRRTIGGDPESPDFWTEAISSLEKPLSELESLYGGSTREG; this is translated from the coding sequence ATGACCTGGGACCTGAGCAGCTATTTCCCGCGCTTCGACGCTCCTGAGACGCGCCGATTCAAGGAAGAGCTCGCGGCCGGGATCGCATCGCTGCGAAGCGAGGCGGCTGCGCTGGCGCCGCTGTCCCGCGAGACCCTTCCCTCATGGGAAAAACTGTTGCTCCAACACGAAGAGCTGCTCCGACGCGTGTCGCACTGGAGCTCTTACGTCAGCTGCCTGGCGGCCTCCGACGCCGCCAACGAAGAGTACCTCGCGGAGGAGGCGGATCTGAGCCGCCTGCGAGCCGAAACCACCAAGTTGAGGGTCGAGCTGCTGCGTGCCGTGAAGCGAGCTTCCGAGGCGGACTTCGGCCTGCTGCTTGCGGCGCCCTCCTTCCACGATGCCCGGAACTATCTCGACCGGCTCCGGCAAGAAGCGCGCCGAACCATGGAGCCCGAGAAGGAAAGGCTCGCGGCCGATCTCGGCGTCGACGGGATTCAGGCCTGGGGGCGTCTCTACGATACCGTCTCATCCAAGCTCGAGTTCTCCATGGTCTTTCCTGACGGGACCCGCGAGACGTTGCCGATCGCCCAGCGCCGCTCGCTGATGGAGCATCCCGACCGGCGAGTGCGGAAAGCGGCGTTCGAAGGCGGCAACGAAGCATGGCGGCGAGTCGAAGACGTTACCGCCGCCGCGCTGAACGCCATCGCCGGGACGCGACTCACGCTCAACCGGCATCGAGGGGTCGAAGATTTTCTCGAGATCGCCCTGTTCCAGGCGGCGATGTCGCGCAAGACGCTCGATGCATTGCTGGAGGCGCTGTTCGCCCGACTGGAGGTGCCGCGGCGGATTCTTCGCCTCAAGGCCCGGCGCATGCGCGATCGGGGCGTGGCGTGGTACGACCTTGCGGCGCCTCTCGAGACGGACGCGGCCGCGGGAATCCCCTGGGAGCAGGCGAAGGCTATGGTCGAGGAGGCGTTCGGGCGAACTTACCCGGCGCTGGCGGAGTTCTTTCGGGGCCTGAACGACAAACGCTGGATCGACTGGGAGCCGCGACGCGCCAAACGGCCCGGAGGATTCTGCACCGGATCAATGCTCACCGGGGAGTCCCGCATCTTCATGACCTACAAGGAGTCGCTCGGCGACGTCCTGACGCTGGCTCACGAATCCGGCCATGCCTTTCACGGTCACCTGCTGCGAGATGTTCGTCCCTACGCGCGAATCTACCCGATGACGCTGGCCGAGACCGCCTCGACCTTCGCCGAGCTGCTTTTGATCGGCGGCCTGCGAAAGAGGCCGCCGACCGACGATCGCCGGCACGCCGCAATGCTCGACGCCGAAATCGGCGAAGCGGCCGTCTACCTGCTCGACATCCCGGTGCGCTTCGAGTTCGAAAAAACGCTTTACGCGGAGCGAAAGAACGGGCCGCTGACCGTCTCGCGCCTGAAAGAACTGATGGTGGAAGCTCAGCGCCGTATCCTCGGCGACATCCTGCTCCCCGGGGGGGAGGATCCCTACTTTTGGGCTTCGAAGCTGCACTTTTACATCACCGGGCTGACTTTTTATAACTTCCCCTACACGTTCGGCTTCTTGCTCAGCCGGGCGCTCTACGCCATGTTCGAACGAGAGGGAGCCGATTTTCTCCCGCGGTACGAAGAGTTTCTGCGACTGGCGGGCAGCGACACGGCGGAGAACGTCGTCCGTCGCACGATCGGAGGCGACCCGGAGAGCCCTGATTTCTGGACGGAAGCGATCTCCAGCCTCGAAAAACCCCTGAGCGAGCTCGAGTCCCTGTACGGTGGTTCGACGCGTGAGGGCTGA
- a CDS encoding L-threonylcarbamoyladenylate synthase: MSKSGTESCKADPEESFPEALAAIRRGEVVVYPTETLYGLGADALCPKVVEEVFAIKGRDPANPIPVLVADLKMLSGVVSEIPIPAKRLMERFWPGPLTLVLPAVPGLPPRLVNAEGGIGVRISRHPVAGELIRALGRPLTATSANPSGRAPARTIDEAKAYFSGRVRVFMDGGALTASKGSTVVDATAGRLRIIREGDLPAAVLERCLDTTLP; the protein is encoded by the coding sequence GTGTCGAAGAGCGGGACCGAAAGCTGCAAAGCCGATCCTGAAGAGAGCTTTCCGGAAGCGCTCGCCGCGATCAGGCGCGGCGAGGTTGTCGTCTATCCCACGGAAACGCTCTACGGCCTAGGTGCAGACGCTCTTTGCCCCAAGGTGGTGGAGGAGGTTTTCGCGATCAAGGGCCGCGATCCTGCAAACCCGATTCCTGTCCTGGTTGCCGACCTCAAGATGCTCTCGGGAGTGGTTTCGGAGATCCCGATCCCGGCAAAGCGCCTCATGGAGCGGTTCTGGCCCGGTCCGCTCACGCTCGTGCTCCCCGCGGTGCCCGGTCTCCCGCCGCGCCTGGTCAATGCCGAAGGCGGGATCGGGGTGCGCATCTCGCGCCATCCGGTAGCGGGCGAACTGATCCGGGCGCTGGGGCGACCTCTGACCGCGACCAGCGCGAATCCTTCGGGTCGAGCACCGGCTCGAACCATCGACGAAGCCAAGGCTTATTTTTCGGGGCGCGTGCGAGTCTTCATGGACGGTGGAGCGTTGACTGCAAGCAAGGGATCGACCGTCGTCGACGCGACCGCCGGTCGCCTGCGGATCATCCGTGAAGGCGATCTTCCTGCGGCCGTCCTGGAGCGCTGTCTCGATACGACTCTGCCCTGA
- the purD gene encoding phosphoribosylamine--glycine ligase: MKVLVIGSGGREHALVWKISQSPRVSRIYCAPGSAAIGELAATVDLPVDRIAELVEFALREKIDLTVVGPELPLVLGIADAFEKAGLRIFGPNQAAARLEGSKAFAKELLREAGIPTASFGVFSEPEPAKRFLEAQKPPYVLKADGLASGKGVLVCSTLSEAEAAVDDILVRRAFGAAGEKLVIEEFLEGEEASFMAVTDGTHILPLASSQDHKRLFDNDRGPNTGGMGAYSPAPVVTPAMHRRILEEILRPLLAELKKREIVYRGVIYAGLMITADGPKVLEFNARFGDPECQPLMMRLKSDLLTIIEAAIDGTLDRVQAEWHSDAAVCVVLCSRGYPGAYERGKVIHGLERLRGWGSGFVFHSGTERRGGEWLTAGGRVLGVTARGADIAEAVASAYRAASEISWDGMHYRRDIGHRALGRSRGA, from the coding sequence ATGAAAGTCCTGGTCATCGGTAGCGGCGGGCGTGAGCACGCGCTCGTTTGGAAAATCAGCCAGAGCCCCAGGGTCTCCAGAATTTATTGCGCTCCCGGAAGCGCGGCCATCGGCGAGCTGGCCGCCACCGTCGATTTGCCGGTCGATCGGATTGCTGAGCTGGTCGAGTTCGCGCTCCGGGAGAAAATCGATCTCACCGTGGTCGGGCCGGAGCTGCCACTGGTTCTCGGGATCGCGGACGCGTTCGAGAAGGCGGGCTTGAGGATTTTCGGGCCCAATCAGGCGGCCGCTCGGTTGGAAGGAAGCAAAGCGTTCGCCAAGGAACTTCTCCGTGAAGCCGGTATCCCGACCGCAAGCTTCGGCGTCTTTTCGGAGCCTGAGCCCGCCAAGCGCTTCCTGGAGGCGCAAAAGCCACCCTACGTGCTCAAGGCCGACGGCTTGGCCTCCGGGAAGGGTGTTCTTGTCTGCTCCACGCTTTCCGAGGCCGAAGCGGCCGTGGACGATATCCTCGTGCGCCGTGCCTTCGGCGCGGCGGGTGAGAAGCTCGTGATCGAGGAATTTCTTGAGGGAGAAGAAGCCTCGTTCATGGCCGTGACGGACGGCACCCACATTCTGCCGCTCGCTTCTTCTCAGGACCATAAACGGCTCTTCGACAACGACCGCGGGCCCAACACTGGCGGAATGGGGGCTTATTCGCCGGCCCCGGTCGTGACGCCGGCGATGCACCGCAGGATTCTCGAGGAAATCTTGCGGCCCCTGCTGGCCGAGCTGAAAAAAAGAGAGATCGTGTACCGCGGCGTGATTTACGCGGGATTGATGATCACGGCGGACGGCCCGAAAGTCCTCGAGTTCAATGCCCGCTTCGGTGACCCCGAGTGCCAGCCTCTGATGATGCGGCTCAAAAGCGATCTGCTGACGATCATCGAAGCGGCGATCGACGGAACGCTGGATCGGGTGCAGGCCGAGTGGCACTCCGACGCCGCGGTCTGCGTGGTGCTCTGCTCGCGCGGCTATCCCGGAGCCTACGAAAGAGGAAAAGTGATTCACGGCCTGGAGCGCCTGCGCGGCTGGGGATCGGGCTTCGTTTTTCACTCGGGCACGGAACGGCGCGGCGGCGAATGGCTGACCGCGGGCGGGCGTGTCCTCGGCGTCACCGCGCGCGGAGCCGATATCGCCGAGGCGGTCGCGTCCGCCTACCGCGCTGCAAGCGAGATCTCTTGGGACGGGATGCATTATCGCAGAGACATCGGCCACCGGGCGTTGGGCAGATCCCGCGGAGCGTAA
- the alr gene encoding alanine racemase yields the protein MSPPSTGRPTVCFIDLDALRWNFRRVRAMVAPGIRILPMVKANAYGHGAVTVARTLEAQGADALGVATLEEALELREAGIRSPILVLAGTYPAQAGDLLAHGLTPVVYNADGLRDLERAVAGLGATLGVHVKVDTGMGRIGFLPSEIDSWLPELNKLKALKIEGLLSHFSRAESVEGDYTLRQLEAFRNVAHRLRAAGIAPPLIHIANSAATITLPEAHFDMVRPGLILYGVYPAASMANRIAVKPVLSWKTRILQLKKVPAGSSISYGQTFVTRRESLIATLPIGYADGYPRLLSNRGAVLVKGKRAPVVGRVCMDLTMIEVTDIPEVQPGDEVVLLGRQGEAEITADEIAAWSDTISYEILTSIGARVPRIPA from the coding sequence ATGTCACCCCCTTCCACCGGGCGTCCCACCGTCTGTTTCATCGACTTGGATGCCCTGCGCTGGAATTTTCGCCGGGTCCGGGCGATGGTTGCGCCCGGGATCCGGATCCTCCCGATGGTCAAGGCTAACGCCTATGGTCACGGCGCTGTTACGGTTGCGAGAACGCTGGAGGCTCAAGGCGCGGACGCGCTCGGCGTGGCCACGCTGGAGGAGGCGCTCGAGCTGCGCGAGGCGGGAATCCGCTCGCCGATTCTTGTTCTTGCCGGCACCTACCCTGCCCAGGCGGGTGATCTCCTCGCGCACGGCCTGACTCCCGTAGTCTACAACGCCGACGGATTGCGCGATCTGGAGCGGGCGGTTGCGGGTCTCGGGGCGACGCTCGGCGTCCACGTGAAAGTCGACACCGGTATGGGGCGGATCGGCTTTCTCCCGTCCGAAATCGATTCCTGGCTTCCGGAACTCAACAAGCTGAAAGCCTTGAAGATCGAAGGGCTTCTCTCTCATTTTTCCCGCGCGGAGAGCGTCGAAGGAGACTACACGCTGAGACAGCTGGAAGCTTTCCGCAACGTGGCGCATCGGCTGCGGGCTGCGGGAATCGCACCGCCGCTGATCCATATTGCCAACAGCGCCGCCACGATCACCCTCCCGGAGGCTCATTTCGACATGGTGCGGCCGGGCCTGATCTTGTACGGCGTCTATCCGGCCGCCTCGATGGCGAACCGGATAGCGGTAAAACCGGTTCTGTCGTGGAAAACTCGCATCCTCCAGCTCAAGAAAGTGCCCGCCGGATCGAGCATCAGCTACGGGCAGACGTTCGTGACCCGGCGAGAAAGCTTGATCGCGACGCTGCCGATCGGTTACGCCGACGGCTATCCGCGACTGCTCTCCAATCGAGGGGCGGTGCTCGTAAAGGGAAAACGGGCTCCGGTGGTCGGGCGCGTATGCATGGATTTGACTATGATCGAGGTTACCGATATACCGGAAGTGCAACCGGGAGACGAGGTTGTTCTACTCGGCCGCCAGGGCGAAGCGGAAATCACCGCGGACGAGATAGCCGCCTGGTCAGACACGATCTCGTACGAGATCCTCACTTCCATCGGCGCTCGAGTTCCCCGCATACCGGCGTAA
- a CDS encoding ornithine cyclodeaminase family protein, translating to MRVISEREVGRLLDIPELIGALEQAHIQYSTGKAIMPVRLVMPLPAIGGRITSMPGYLADDRALGIKVVTYFQENPRKNLPAILAVVMLFSAETGKLIALMEGSSLTAIRTACASAMATKVLANPQTPVLGILGAGVQARAHLRALSRVRKLERVKIYSPSGRSAERVKAELEPELRVPIEVAGSAAEAVRGSQVVVTATTSKEPVLEADWLEPGAHVNAVGSHRPDLREIDGRTLARCTLFVDSREAIMAECGDVLLALREGSISGDPICGEIGAVLAGLIPGRTRRDEITLYKSVGIAIQDVAAAHLVYRRALAENAGTEVEI from the coding sequence ATGCGGGTGATCTCTGAACGCGAGGTGGGAAGACTCCTGGACATCCCGGAGCTCATCGGCGCCCTCGAGCAGGCGCATATCCAGTACTCGACGGGCAAGGCGATCATGCCGGTGCGGCTGGTGATGCCGCTGCCGGCGATCGGCGGCAGGATCACGAGCATGCCGGGATACCTCGCCGACGACCGCGCCCTGGGCATCAAGGTCGTCACCTACTTTCAGGAGAATCCTCGAAAGAATCTTCCAGCGATTCTGGCCGTCGTGATGCTCTTCAGCGCCGAAACCGGGAAACTGATCGCCCTGATGGAAGGAAGCAGCCTCACCGCGATCCGCACCGCATGTGCTTCCGCGATGGCGACCAAGGTACTGGCGAACCCCCAGACGCCCGTGCTCGGCATCCTGGGGGCTGGCGTGCAGGCGCGCGCTCACCTGCGCGCGTTGAGCCGGGTCCGGAAGCTGGAACGCGTCAAGATCTACAGTCCGTCCGGGCGTTCGGCGGAAAGGGTCAAGGCGGAGCTGGAGCCCGAGCTGCGGGTGCCGATCGAGGTTGCCGGCAGCGCCGCTGAAGCCGTTCGAGGCTCGCAGGTCGTCGTCACCGCCACGACCTCCAAGGAACCGGTGCTCGAGGCGGACTGGCTCGAGCCCGGGGCACACGTCAACGCGGTGGGCTCGCACCGGCCCGACCTCAGGGAGATCGACGGAAGAACCCTCGCTCGCTGCACCCTCTTCGTCGACTCGCGAGAAGCGATCATGGCCGAGTGCGGCGATGTCCTGCTGGCGCTGAGGGAAGGCTCGATTTCCGGCGACCCGATCTGCGGCGAAATAGGCGCCGTGCTCGCGGGCCTGATTCCCGGCAGAACGCGTCGCGACGAGATCACGCTCTACAAATCCGTCGGCATCGCCATCCAGGACGTGGCCGCCGCGCACCTGGTCTACCGCAGGGCCTTGGCCGAAAACGCGGGCACCGAGGTGGAGATCTGA
- the purH gene encoding bifunctional phosphoribosylaminoimidazolecarboxamide formyltransferase/IMP cyclohydrolase encodes MGRIQRALISVSDKREIVGFSRELAGLGVEILSTGGTASLLRENGVAVRDVAELTGFPEMLDGRVKTLHPKIHAGILALRDNPEHVAQLKAHGIEPIDLVVVNLYPFEGTVARGASFDEIVENIDIGGPSMVRAAAKNHAHVAVVVDPDDYGPVVQELKESGGSLSAETRFRLFRKAFDHTSRYDGAISNYFASLDDEKKPLRWGRTVNLQLTKIQDMRYGENPHQSAAFYGTAVESGPSIARARQIQGKELSFNNILDADAALATVLEFSEIAAVAIKHNNPCGVALSKISPVDAFRKAKACDPVSIFGGVIAFNRPVDEETARELREIFLEIVIAPAFTPEARAVLSSAKRLLNIRLLEVDVSEPQRGGYDLRRVRGGMLLQDWDTGSVDVRQCRVVTQRRPTEQEYRAMDFAWRVCRHVKSNAIVFASEDQVLGVGAGQMSRVDSARIAVMRAATHGLNLQGSAVASDAFYPFRDGIDEAARAGARAVIQPGGSIKDGEVIAAADEHGMAMVFTGMRHFRH; translated from the coding sequence GTGGGCAGGATCCAGAGGGCCCTGATCAGTGTATCCGACAAAAGGGAGATCGTCGGCTTTTCACGGGAGCTCGCCGGGCTCGGAGTCGAGATCCTCTCGACCGGAGGCACGGCGAGCCTGTTGCGCGAAAACGGCGTGGCGGTCCGCGACGTGGCGGAGCTGACCGGATTTCCCGAGATGCTCGACGGACGTGTAAAGACGCTCCACCCGAAAATCCACGCCGGGATCCTGGCGCTCCGTGACAACCCCGAGCACGTCGCGCAGCTGAAGGCTCACGGAATCGAGCCTATCGACCTCGTGGTCGTCAATCTCTACCCGTTCGAGGGGACCGTGGCGCGGGGAGCGTCGTTCGATGAGATCGTCGAGAACATCGACATCGGCGGCCCCAGCATGGTTCGCGCCGCCGCGAAAAACCACGCGCACGTGGCCGTGGTCGTGGACCCAGATGATTACGGGCCTGTCGTCCAGGAGCTCAAAGAAAGCGGCGGCTCCCTTTCGGCCGAAACCCGGTTCCGGCTGTTCCGCAAAGCCTTCGATCATACCTCCCGGTACGATGGCGCGATCTCCAACTACTTCGCCTCTCTCGACGACGAGAAAAAGCCGCTGCGCTGGGGCCGCACGGTGAACCTGCAGCTGACGAAGATCCAGGATATGCGCTACGGCGAGAACCCGCATCAGAGCGCGGCGTTCTACGGTACTGCCGTCGAGTCCGGCCCATCGATTGCGCGCGCTAGGCAAATCCAGGGCAAGGAATTATCCTTCAACAACATTCTCGACGCAGACGCCGCGCTCGCCACGGTCCTGGAGTTTTCCGAGATCGCCGCGGTTGCGATCAAGCACAATAACCCCTGCGGGGTGGCGTTATCGAAAATTTCTCCCGTCGACGCCTTTCGCAAGGCGAAGGCCTGTGATCCCGTGTCCATTTTCGGGGGCGTGATCGCTTTCAACCGCCCCGTCGACGAGGAAACCGCACGCGAGCTGAGAGAGATCTTTCTCGAGATCGTCATCGCACCGGCCTTCACTCCCGAAGCCAGGGCGGTGCTTTCTTCGGCGAAGCGTCTCCTGAACATACGACTGCTGGAAGTGGACGTGAGCGAGCCCCAACGGGGCGGCTACGACCTGCGGCGGGTTCGCGGCGGGATGTTGCTCCAAGACTGGGACACCGGCTCCGTGGACGTCCGGCAATGCAGGGTCGTGACGCAGCGGCGGCCGACGGAACAGGAGTACCGCGCCATGGACTTCGCCTGGCGCGTCTGCCGGCACGTGAAGTCCAACGCGATTGTCTTTGCGTCTGAAGACCAGGTGCTGGGCGTCGGCGCGGGCCAGATGAGCCGGGTCGACTCCGCGCGGATCGCGGTCATGCGCGCCGCAACTCACGGCCTCAACCTGCAAGGCTCGGCGGTCGCCTCGGACGCTTTCTACCCCTTCCGCGACGGAATCGACGAAGCGGCCAGGGCCGGGGCCAGAGCGGTTATCCAGCCCGGAGGTTCCATCAAAGACGGGGAAGTGATCGCGGCCGCCGACGAGCACGGCATGGCTATGGTCTTCACCGGCATGCGCCATTTCCGCCACTGA
- the purE gene encoding 5-(carboxyamino)imidazole ribonucleotide mutase yields the protein MEKKSEAAKVAVVMGSDSDLEVMQEAQKRLADLGIPYETRIMSAHRTPERTARYAAGAREQGIEVIIAGAGAAAHLAGSIAAHTTLPVIGVPIDSSCLKGLDALLATVQMPAGIPVATMAIGKAGAANAGILAAQILALKDAEIAARLQSFKKEMAAGVEERDRKLQSRS from the coding sequence GTGGAAAAGAAATCCGAAGCGGCGAAGGTCGCCGTCGTCATGGGAAGCGATTCCGACCTGGAGGTGATGCAGGAGGCGCAAAAGCGCCTCGCCGATCTTGGAATTCCGTACGAGACCCGCATCATGTCCGCCCATCGCACGCCGGAGCGGACCGCCCGCTACGCCGCTGGCGCGCGGGAGCAGGGAATTGAAGTGATCATCGCCGGGGCCGGTGCCGCGGCCCACCTCGCGGGCTCGATCGCCGCCCACACGACGCTGCCCGTGATCGGCGTGCCGATCGATTCCTCCTGCCTCAAAGGGCTCGACGCGTTGCTGGCGACGGTGCAGATGCCCGCCGGGATACCGGTGGCGACGATGGCGATCGGCAAAGCCGGCGCGGCCAACGCGGGGATCCTGGCGGCGCAGATTCTCGCCCTGAAGGACGCCGAGATCGCCGCGAGGCTGCAATCCTTCAAAAAGGAGATGGCCGCCGGTGTCGAAGAGCGGGACCGAAAGCTGCAAAGCCGATCCTGA